A single window of Granulicella mallensis MP5ACTX8 DNA harbors:
- a CDS encoding GNAT family N-acetyltransferase, which produces MTSSAQIFGAPTFGSQIEVLDLRHFSAAQLRPLLFDECERWESRLRWDYTNSMELLLQYLDSRVLPGFVALHGGRVIGYTFCVFEAAKAVIGDTYALGESGTLNNPVCETLLHHLIEMLQATPGVDRIESQLLMFPLGALASPYLSRGFHSFPRLFMEQDFSESKPLAPQPALPASLKLQPWQPEFYETAAELIHRSYAGHMDSHINDQYRSAHGSLRFLHNIVRFPGCGAFDAANSWVLRDERSGRLQAMVLSSRVRSDTGHVTQLCVAPELRGFGLGRILMQQCASELERSGGTSLSLTVTEENLNARRLYDELGFRTVHRFEAMVWDGGSE; this is translated from the coding sequence ATGACCTCCAGCGCTCAGATCTTCGGGGCTCCAACCTTCGGCTCTCAGATCGAAGTGCTGGATTTGCGTCACTTTTCAGCGGCGCAGTTGCGGCCTCTGCTGTTCGACGAGTGTGAGCGCTGGGAGAGCAGGCTGCGCTGGGACTATACGAACTCGATGGAGCTGCTGCTGCAGTATCTCGACAGCCGCGTGCTGCCGGGATTCGTCGCGCTGCATGGCGGCCGCGTCATCGGCTATACGTTTTGCGTCTTCGAGGCGGCCAAGGCTGTGATCGGCGATACCTACGCGCTCGGCGAGAGCGGGACGCTCAACAACCCTGTCTGCGAAACGCTGCTGCATCATCTCATCGAGATGCTGCAGGCGACACCCGGCGTCGACCGCATCGAATCACAGTTGTTGATGTTCCCCCTGGGCGCGCTAGCCAGTCCGTATCTGTCGAGAGGGTTTCACAGCTTTCCCCGGCTGTTTATGGAACAGGACTTCTCTGAGTCGAAGCCGCTCGCCCCTCAGCCGGCATTGCCGGCATCGTTGAAGCTGCAACCCTGGCAGCCGGAGTTCTACGAAACGGCTGCCGAGTTGATCCATCGCTCTTATGCGGGGCACATGGACAGCCATATCAACGACCAATATCGCAGCGCGCACGGCTCGCTGCGATTCCTGCATAACATCGTCCGCTTTCCAGGCTGCGGCGCCTTCGATGCCGCGAACTCCTGGGTACTGCGCGACGAACGCAGCGGCCGCCTGCAGGCGATGGTACTCAGCTCACGCGTGCGCTCCGACACCGGCCATGTAACGCAGCTTTGCGTCGCACCGGAGCTACGCGGCTTTGGTCTGGGACGCATCCTGATGCAGCAATGTGCAAGCGAGCTGGAGCGAAGCGGAGGAACGTCGCTCTCCCTCACCGTAACCGAAGAAAATTTAAACGCACGCCGCCTCTACGACGAACTCGGCTTCCGCACAGTACATCGCTTCGAAGCGATGGTGTGGGATGGCGGCAGCGAGTAA
- the guaB gene encoding IMP dehydrogenase translates to MILNPIPEALTFDDVLLVPAYSDVVPALVSTQTRLTKNITLNTPLMSAAMDTVTESRLAIAIAQQGGLGVVHRNLSIEQQAGEIDKVKRSESGMIVDPVTIDPERPIADALEVMRRYKISGVPVTKNGKLVGILTNRDLRFVSRTDIPISDVMTKKNLITVPVGTTLEEAENILHEHRVEKLLVVNDAYELKGLITVKDIQKKLKYPHASKDGQGRLRVAGAIGATGDYLERAAALIENRVDALAIDSAHGHSSRVLEAVAEVKKRFPDVDLLAGNVATYAGTMALIDAGADAVKVGIGPGSICTTRMVTGAGMPQITAISEAYRAASQRGIAVIADGGIKYSGDVTKAIAAGASVCMMGSLFAGVDESPGETILYQGRSFKAYRGMGSLSAMAQGSGERYFQSKDDLKQDGSERVSLTAREAPNGGNRLAKFVPEGIEGRVPHRGPLEAMIYQLVGGLRSGMGYLGCGTIEELQTNAQFIRISGAGLRESHVHDVVITREAPNYHVE, encoded by the coding sequence ATGATTTTGAACCCGATTCCCGAAGCGCTCACGTTCGATGACGTGCTGCTCGTCCCCGCTTACTCGGACGTTGTTCCCGCCCTGGTGAGCACGCAGACGCGCCTGACCAAAAACATTACGCTGAATACCCCATTGATGTCCGCTGCCATGGACACCGTTACCGAATCCCGTCTTGCCATCGCCATCGCCCAGCAGGGCGGCCTTGGCGTCGTTCACCGCAATCTCTCGATCGAGCAGCAGGCCGGCGAGATCGACAAGGTCAAGCGCTCCGAGAGCGGCATGATCGTCGACCCCGTCACCATCGATCCCGAACGCCCCATCGCCGATGCGCTCGAAGTGATGCGCCGCTACAAGATCTCCGGCGTGCCCGTGACCAAGAACGGCAAGCTGGTCGGCATCCTCACCAACCGCGACCTGCGCTTCGTCTCGCGCACGGACATTCCTATCTCCGACGTGATGACCAAGAAAAACCTCATCACCGTTCCCGTGGGAACGACGCTCGAAGAGGCCGAGAACATCCTGCATGAGCATCGCGTGGAGAAGCTGCTGGTCGTCAACGACGCCTACGAGCTCAAGGGCCTGATCACCGTCAAGGACATCCAGAAGAAGCTGAAGTATCCACACGCCAGCAAGGACGGCCAGGGCCGCCTGCGCGTGGCCGGCGCCATCGGCGCTACGGGCGACTACCTCGAGCGCGCTGCGGCACTGATCGAGAACCGCGTTGATGCTCTCGCGATCGACTCCGCACACGGCCACTCTTCGCGCGTGCTGGAGGCCGTTGCCGAGGTCAAGAAGCGCTTCCCGGATGTCGACCTCCTGGCCGGCAATGTCGCAACCTACGCCGGCACCATGGCACTGATCGATGCGGGCGCCGACGCCGTCAAGGTCGGTATCGGACCGGGTTCGATCTGCACCACGCGCATGGTCACAGGCGCGGGCATGCCGCAGATTACGGCCATCTCCGAAGCCTACCGTGCAGCCAGCCAGCGCGGCATCGCGGTCATCGCCGACGGCGGCATCAAGTACTCGGGCGACGTGACCAAGGCCATCGCCGCGGGCGCGAGCGTCTGCATGATGGGCTCGCTGTTTGCGGGCGTCGACGAGTCTCCCGGTGAGACGATCCTCTACCAGGGACGCAGCTTCAAGGCGTATCGCGGCATGGGATCTCTCAGCGCCATGGCTCAGGGTTCGGGCGAACGCTACTTCCAGAGCAAGGACGATCTCAAGCAGGACGGCAGCGAGCGCGTCTCACTGACAGCGCGCGAGGCACCGAATGGTGGCAACCGCTTGGCGAAGTTTGTCCCCGAAGGCATCGAAGGCCGCGTGCCGCATCGTGGACCGCTCGAGGCGATGATCTATCAGCTCGTAGGCGGCCTGCGCTCCGGCATGGGCTATCTCGGCTGCGGAACGATTGAAGAGCTCCAGACCAACGCCCAGTTCATTCGCATCTCCGGCGCGGGCCTGCGCGAAAGCCACGTCCACGACGTAGTGATTACGCGCGAAGCTCCGAACTATCACGTGGAATAG
- a CDS encoding amidase, whose amino-acid sequence MSRSRREFLAQGSLGLLAAAIIPQTTEAAQVPQTPGAPPAFGTAPPVGPAVSPETFAAAEKLVQVELTPADRAQAAGNWQQSMATVYERRVGPRKVAIEEAIAPATVWNPVLAASQVGVVAAGQFHLGATTGAPLPAHEEDIAFASTVQLSHWIHERKITSERLTKIYLQRLEKYNKQLNCVITLTADHALDQARRADEELAAGHDRGPLHGIPWGAKDLLDTAGIPTTWGAEPYRDRIPAKDATVTQRLNDAGAVLVAKLSLGALALNDVWFGGQTKNPWLLEEGASGSSAGPGSAVAAGLVGFAIGSETQGSIVSPSMRCGVTGLRPTYGRVPRTGAMTLSWTCDKLGAMTRGVVDTMLVLNAISGPDGQDDACVPSKLNFAAGKSVAGLRVGYFPAWMKEAPATAVDRAALETIKKLGMVPVEVSLPDWPYDSLNIILFAESAAAFEELTLSHKVDELKMQVPDAWPNTFRQSRFLSAVDFVQADRLRRKVALEMARVMSEVDVLLVPSLRDEALVITNFTGHPSLTLRAGFVEVTEARSDWAPDPKHPLPKFATPRRVPYGVTLIGRLFEEGTLAQAGMAMEQAFAVASERPAGF is encoded by the coding sequence ATGTCACGATCCCGTAGAGAGTTCCTTGCCCAGGGTTCACTGGGCCTGCTGGCCGCCGCTATCATTCCGCAAACCACTGAGGCTGCTCAGGTTCCACAGACCCCGGGAGCTCCTCCGGCGTTCGGTACAGCACCCCCGGTTGGCCCGGCTGTATCGCCGGAAACCTTCGCGGCGGCTGAAAAGCTTGTGCAGGTAGAGCTAACGCCTGCCGACCGCGCGCAGGCTGCAGGGAACTGGCAGCAGTCGATGGCGACCGTGTACGAGCGGCGGGTAGGGCCTCGCAAAGTGGCGATCGAAGAGGCCATTGCGCCCGCGACCGTGTGGAATCCGGTATTGGCAGCGTCGCAGGTAGGAGTTGTTGCTGCTGGGCAGTTCCATCTCGGAGCAACGACCGGAGCCCCGCTTCCAGCGCACGAGGAGGACATTGCCTTTGCGTCGACGGTGCAGTTGTCGCATTGGATCCATGAGCGCAAGATCACGTCGGAGCGGCTGACGAAGATCTACCTGCAGCGGCTGGAGAAGTACAACAAGCAGTTGAACTGCGTGATCACGCTGACGGCGGACCATGCGCTCGATCAGGCCCGCAGGGCGGATGAGGAACTTGCCGCAGGACATGATCGCGGGCCGCTGCACGGTATTCCGTGGGGAGCGAAAGACCTGCTGGATACGGCGGGAATTCCCACGACCTGGGGAGCGGAGCCGTATCGCGACCGCATCCCCGCCAAAGATGCGACGGTGACTCAACGCCTGAATGATGCGGGCGCGGTGCTGGTGGCGAAGCTGAGCCTCGGAGCGCTGGCTTTGAACGATGTCTGGTTCGGCGGGCAGACGAAGAACCCGTGGCTGCTGGAAGAAGGGGCCTCGGGCTCAAGCGCTGGGCCGGGTTCGGCGGTGGCGGCGGGATTGGTAGGGTTTGCTATCGGCAGCGAGACGCAGGGCAGCATCGTGAGTCCGTCGATGCGCTGCGGCGTGACGGGCCTGCGTCCGACGTATGGCCGCGTTCCCCGTACCGGTGCGATGACCCTGAGCTGGACGTGCGACAAGCTCGGTGCGATGACGCGCGGAGTTGTAGACACGATGCTGGTGCTGAACGCGATCTCAGGCCCGGATGGGCAGGACGACGCGTGCGTGCCCAGCAAGCTGAACTTCGCCGCAGGGAAGAGCGTGGCGGGTCTGCGTGTCGGGTATTTTCCGGCGTGGATGAAGGAGGCTCCGGCAACCGCGGTGGACCGCGCGGCGCTGGAGACGATCAAGAAGCTGGGCATGGTGCCGGTAGAGGTGTCGCTGCCGGACTGGCCCTACGACTCGCTCAACATCATCCTCTTCGCCGAATCGGCGGCAGCGTTCGAGGAGTTGACGCTCAGCCACAAGGTCGACGAGTTGAAGATGCAGGTTCCGGATGCGTGGCCGAATACCTTTCGCCAATCGCGCTTTCTCTCCGCGGTCGATTTCGTGCAGGCCGACAGGCTGCGCCGCAAGGTCGCGCTGGAGATGGCGCGGGTGATGTCCGAGGTCGATGTGCTGCTGGTTCCGTCGCTGCGCGATGAGGCGCTGGTAATCACAAATTTTACGGGGCATCCCTCGCTGACGCTGCGTGCGGGATTTGTAGAGGTCACCGAGGCTCGCAGCGATTGGGCTCCCGACCCGAAGCATCCACTGCCGAAGTTCGCGACACCACGCCGTGTGCCGTATGGAGTGACGTTGATCGGACGGCTCTTTGAGGAAGGCACTCTCGCTCAGGCGGGGATGGCGATGGAGCAGGCCTTTGCTGTTGCGAGCGAACGGCCAGCGGGGTTTTAA
- a CDS encoding POTRA domain-containing protein codes for MLRFSLTAAVLLLASVPACAQYTIDKVVFHGGAPYTDTELLGASGLQPGQMLAHDSLAQAAQHLLDTGLFDDAEISLSGQGKARTVLLSLKPMPAAKLIPASFENFVWFTPEELGSGIHSRVPLYRGTFSDAGNFADTVQTALQQMLAAKGITATVSHVTVEPTTQHPQRVVDFKVEQPSVRLTSVALTGAPSDVSAEALKRYQARLAGMAYNEGLSGTTVEDRLLSPWLNLGYVTARLDGIQRTPSATAEGIGVTYTAHLETGAVYTVAGLTWTASPVYSDADFARDTKLHAGQVAASRLLDTTEAPILIAYRSQGYLDAYLDPAPKLDDTAHTVTYTLHVIPGEQYHLKSVTPLNLSPDAQKEFDSGWRMKPGDLYNEHYVQTFINNNTALQHLATYSASFQASADPQTHLVDLTITFVRGAGAR; via the coding sequence ATGCTACGTTTCAGTCTTACTGCTGCTGTCCTGCTTCTTGCGAGCGTTCCTGCCTGTGCGCAATACACCATCGACAAAGTTGTCTTTCATGGTGGCGCACCCTACACCGATACCGAACTCCTGGGTGCTTCCGGCCTGCAGCCCGGTCAGATGCTGGCGCACGACTCGCTCGCACAGGCAGCACAGCACCTGCTCGACACCGGCCTCTTCGACGATGCGGAGATCTCACTCAGCGGACAGGGTAAGGCCCGCACGGTGCTTCTCTCACTGAAGCCGATGCCGGCCGCGAAACTTATCCCCGCCAGCTTTGAGAACTTTGTCTGGTTCACTCCGGAAGAACTCGGCAGCGGCATCCACTCGCGTGTTCCGCTCTACCGCGGAACTTTCTCCGATGCCGGCAACTTCGCCGACACTGTTCAAACCGCACTCCAGCAGATGCTTGCCGCCAAAGGGATTACCGCGACTGTTTCGCATGTAACCGTCGAGCCCACGACACAGCATCCGCAGCGCGTCGTCGACTTCAAGGTCGAGCAGCCCTCTGTCCGGCTTACCAGCGTCGCGCTTACCGGCGCACCGTCCGATGTCTCCGCCGAAGCTCTCAAGCGTTACCAGGCACGCCTCGCCGGTATGGCCTATAACGAGGGTCTTAGCGGCACCACTGTCGAAGACCGCTTGCTCTCTCCGTGGCTCAACCTCGGCTATGTCACGGCCAGGCTCGACGGCATCCAACGCACGCCGTCTGCGACGGCGGAGGGTATCGGAGTCACCTACACCGCACACCTTGAGACGGGTGCGGTGTACACGGTCGCTGGACTCACGTGGACGGCTTCGCCCGTCTACAGCGACGCTGACTTTGCCCGTGACACCAAGCTGCATGCCGGTCAGGTCGCCGCGTCTCGTCTGCTCGATACCACCGAAGCTCCCATCCTCATCGCCTACCGTTCCCAGGGTTATCTCGACGCTTACCTCGACCCCGCCCCCAAACTCGACGACACGGCCCACACCGTCACCTACACTCTCCATGTCATCCCCGGAGAGCAATACCACCTGAAAAGCGTGACGCCTCTGAACCTCTCACCCGACGCTCAGAAGGAGTTCGACTCAGGCTGGCGCATGAAGCCCGGCGACCTCTACAACGAACACTACGTCCAGACCTTCATCAACAACAACACCGCGCTCCAGCATCTGGCTACGTACTCGGCTAGCTTTCAGGCGTCTGCCGATCCGCAGACGCATCTTGTCGATTTGACCATCACCTTCGTGCGTGGTGCGGGAGCGCGGTAG
- a CDS encoding POTRA domain-containing protein — protein MQAFFRALSALALSLCLFGTLSLSAQTYTPKQIRIEGAGDADTANLLRIAALKPGTLSKQEIEAALQRIADTGLFTDLSYTVNSDALVFKLTAAAASQSQPVHYANFTWWQPAELEQLVEARVPLFHGTMPLSGNLPDQVEAALTDLLREKGIEAKVTAMQTAGGPDGSIAGNTLLISSPQIVLGEIHLQGVSSALAPKLVEVQRSLSGQDLDLYETSKAIRDNITDLSQNAGYLDIATDPPVFTVPRKDGNRFVVDASTTVREGEIYRVAQIDIQAAAPLSHAEQEKTTEIKVGDPASPMVLRIGKGLLQRAYTDQGFLDAVVKPSANKNSTAHTVAYSFAITVGEVYHLAGVDSSALPANQQSAFAHDPKLKAGVLADREVQQEIFRTLKEQQALKTTRLAEQRDQAHHTVTFTLTSIVTKP, from the coding sequence ATGCAAGCCTTTTTCCGTGCTCTCTCTGCCTTAGCTCTCTCGCTCTGCCTTTTCGGCACACTGTCTCTTTCCGCCCAGACCTACACCCCGAAACAGATCCGCATCGAAGGTGCGGGAGATGCCGATACCGCCAATCTCCTTCGCATCGCCGCACTCAAACCTGGGACACTTTCAAAACAGGAGATTGAAGCCGCGCTACAGCGAATCGCCGACACCGGCCTGTTCACCGACCTGAGCTATACAGTGAACAGCGACGCGCTGGTCTTCAAGTTGACTGCAGCCGCAGCCAGCCAGTCACAGCCGGTGCATTATGCCAACTTCACCTGGTGGCAACCCGCCGAACTCGAACAGCTGGTCGAAGCACGCGTCCCCCTCTTTCACGGCACGATGCCCCTTAGCGGAAACCTCCCCGACCAGGTAGAAGCGGCTCTCACCGATCTTCTGCGCGAGAAAGGCATCGAGGCGAAGGTAACGGCGATGCAGACTGCCGGCGGTCCCGATGGCTCAATCGCTGGCAACACGCTACTCATCTCAAGCCCACAAATCGTTCTGGGCGAGATCCATCTTCAAGGCGTATCGTCTGCCCTGGCTCCAAAGCTCGTAGAGGTTCAACGCTCGCTCTCCGGGCAAGACCTTGATCTCTACGAGACCTCCAAGGCCATCCGCGACAACATCACCGACCTCTCTCAGAACGCTGGGTATCTCGACATCGCGACAGATCCCCCGGTCTTTACCGTGCCTCGCAAGGATGGAAACCGGTTTGTGGTCGATGCCAGCACAACCGTACGCGAGGGTGAGATCTATCGCGTTGCCCAGATCGATATTCAGGCCGCTGCTCCTCTTTCACACGCAGAGCAGGAGAAGACCACGGAGATCAAGGTGGGAGATCCTGCCTCACCCATGGTCTTGCGAATCGGGAAGGGTTTGCTGCAGAGAGCGTATACGGACCAGGGCTTTCTCGATGCTGTGGTCAAACCCAGCGCGAACAAGAACAGCACCGCACATACCGTTGCTTATTCCTTCGCGATTACCGTAGGTGAGGTCTATCACCTTGCCGGCGTGGACAGCTCCGCGCTGCCCGCCAATCAACAGTCTGCGTTCGCACACGACCCCAAACTGAAGGCCGGCGTGTTGGCCGACCGGGAAGTCCAGCAGGAGATCTTCCGCACACTCAAGGAACAACAAGCCCTGAAAACCACCAGGCTTGCCGAGCAACGCGATCAAGCTCATCACACGGTTACCTTTACACTGACATCCATAGTCACCAAGCCTTAA
- a CDS encoding MraY family glycosyltransferase has product MLLRPQAILRPFLKPGVLVRIPELSPAECQAWEQRLTPLVQECGCNAGTLAVGIFLALSVLAAFFTNIPDDFRFPLQTYLIGSACFVAGLILSAFIGKLSGQVLAALRLHRACQELETALNLEPGPFKTKLEL; this is encoded by the coding sequence ATGCTTCTCCGCCCGCAAGCCATCCTGCGTCCTTTTCTCAAGCCAGGAGTTTTAGTCAGGATTCCTGAACTCTCTCCAGCCGAGTGCCAGGCTTGGGAGCAACGCCTCACTCCGCTCGTTCAGGAGTGCGGTTGCAACGCCGGCACCCTTGCCGTGGGTATCTTCCTGGCCCTATCCGTCCTGGCGGCTTTCTTCACCAACATCCCCGACGACTTTCGTTTTCCCTTGCAAACCTATCTCATCGGCTCCGCATGTTTCGTGGCGGGCCTCATCCTGAGCGCCTTCATCGGAAAGCTGAGCGGGCAGGTGCTGGCGGCTCTGCGCCTTCATCGCGCCTGTCAGGAACTGGAGACAGCCTTGAACCTGGAGCCCGGACCCTTCAAAACAAAACTTGAGCTCTAG
- a CDS encoding ATP-binding protein, protein MKTGGRLLIRTRDTCLWKSNTPGVRITIADTGHGMNQAVRERIFEPFYTTKGINGTGLGLWISSGIVSKHHGILQVRSSQAKNGGTVFSLFLPQEFKSM, encoded by the coding sequence ATGAAAACCGGCGGACGGCTTCTCATTCGGACACGGGATACCTGCCTTTGGAAGAGCAACACCCCAGGCGTCCGCATCACGATTGCCGATACCGGACATGGGATGAATCAAGCGGTCAGAGAACGGATCTTCGAGCCGTTTTACACGACGAAGGGGATCAACGGAACAGGTTTGGGACTCTGGATATCGAGTGGCATCGTCAGCAAGCATCACGGAATTCTTCAAGTGCGTTCATCGCAGGCGAAGAATGGCGGAACAGTCTTTAGCCTCTTCCTTCCTCAGGAATTTAAGAGCATGTAA
- a CDS encoding PAS domain-containing protein, with amino-acid sequence MSMVVRVIAPIGRDAELITGVLQQNGLAAEVCTDPLCLLRSEPVGPLLIAEEALDTKTIRILGEWTQRQAAWSDLPILILTGSGRETSRTHRLEFQRLPLGAPVLLERPIRTATLVSSVRAALRARQRQYEIRDSLLARDAALAELKQERETLQVVLDNSIVGVIIGNKNDGITYANQAILRLLGYTPDEVSAGRLGWDDINTPEYAEADRKAEEQMQISGIADSYHKELRAKDGRQIPFLVGATVIPSQGSEDVLESIAVFLTDMSLQKQAESALIQSEKLAAVGRLAASISHEINNPLEAVTNILYIVERNTRDEEAQRYIATAQAELQRVSQIVTHTLRFHRQATNPRAVTAKELLEPTLGLHHGKLSNAKILMYRCATAARGQSFVTRGMYGRS; translated from the coding sequence ATGAGTATGGTCGTGCGCGTTATTGCTCCGATTGGGCGCGACGCAGAATTGATCACCGGAGTATTGCAACAGAACGGACTCGCTGCGGAAGTCTGCACCGATCCGCTGTGTTTGCTGAGGAGCGAACCGGTCGGCCCTCTTCTTATTGCAGAAGAGGCGCTCGATACAAAGACGATCCGCATTCTCGGCGAATGGACGCAAAGGCAGGCTGCCTGGTCCGACTTGCCCATACTAATTTTGACCGGCAGTGGACGGGAGACGTCACGGACTCATCGGCTGGAGTTCCAGCGGCTTCCTCTCGGCGCTCCAGTATTGCTGGAACGCCCCATCCGGACGGCGACGCTTGTCAGCAGCGTACGCGCTGCCCTTCGTGCGCGACAACGCCAGTACGAGATTCGCGATTCCCTGCTGGCACGCGACGCGGCGCTCGCCGAACTGAAGCAGGAGCGTGAGACGCTTCAGGTTGTCCTCGACAACTCCATCGTAGGGGTGATCATCGGCAACAAAAATGACGGTATTACCTATGCCAATCAAGCCATCCTTCGCCTGCTGGGCTACACTCCCGACGAAGTATCGGCGGGCAGATTGGGATGGGATGACATCAACACGCCGGAATATGCCGAGGCCGATCGTAAGGCCGAGGAACAGATGCAGATCTCCGGTATCGCCGACTCGTATCACAAAGAACTTCGGGCAAAGGATGGAAGACAGATTCCTTTTCTGGTTGGAGCAACAGTCATTCCATCGCAGGGATCTGAAGACGTCTTGGAAAGCATCGCTGTATTCCTCACGGATATGTCACTTCAGAAGCAGGCGGAGTCGGCTCTGATTCAAAGTGAGAAGCTTGCTGCCGTCGGCCGTCTTGCCGCCTCCATCTCACACGAGATCAACAACCCTTTGGAAGCCGTCACGAACATTCTTTACATTGTGGAGCGGAATACCCGGGACGAAGAGGCGCAACGCTATATTGCAACGGCACAAGCCGAACTGCAGCGCGTCAGCCAGATTGTTACGCACACCCTGCGGTTTCATCGTCAGGCTACAAATCCGAGAGCCGTGACGGCCAAAGAGCTGCTCGAGCCTACGCTCGGCCTCCATCACGGAAAGCTGTCGAACGCGAAAATATTGATGTACAGGTGCGCCACTGCGGCTCGCGGGCAGTCGTTTGTTACGAGGGGGATGTACGGCAGGTCCTGA
- a CDS encoding ATPase domain-containing protein, which translates to MANHDELDRINTGIFGLNDILGGGLPAGQMYLLEGDPGTGKTTLAMQFIMAGVQRGESSLYITLSESKAELEGSALSHGWDVRQLPISEFIPAEASLTPEQQYTVFHPSEVELAGTIQKLTQLIDDLKPERLVIDSLSELRLLAADTMRYRRQLLALKHFFGGRDTTVLLLDDRTAEGSDMQLQSIAHGVIRLEKMRRTYGVTRRQIEIIKLRGSAYREGFHDYMIAKGGLNIYPRLVANEHSTTFAGERIQSELPLLDRMFGGGINRGSSTLLIGPSGCGKSTLAMVYAYAAAKRGDRAIVYAFDEILRTAQDRAESLGMPVRSEIARGTLAMSQVDPAELSPGEFAWQIRRDVEEKDTRVVVIDSLNGFLMAMPGENDLSLHLHELLAFLNQKGVVTFIIYTQHGLVGSMLTEVDVSYLADTVMLLRYFEAEGSIRQVLSIVKQRVGPHERTLRELSMGKDGVVVGEQLTSFQGVLTGVPNYTMNHNE; encoded by the coding sequence ATGGCAAACCATGACGAATTAGATCGGATAAATACCGGCATATTTGGACTAAACGACATTCTGGGCGGAGGACTGCCTGCTGGGCAGATGTATTTACTGGAGGGAGACCCAGGGACAGGAAAAACCACGCTCGCGATGCAGTTCATTATGGCTGGCGTGCAGCGAGGAGAAAGCTCTCTTTATATCACCCTCTCAGAGTCCAAGGCCGAACTCGAGGGCTCGGCTCTCTCTCATGGCTGGGACGTCAGGCAACTACCTATCTCGGAATTTATTCCCGCAGAAGCAAGCCTGACTCCAGAGCAGCAATATACGGTCTTCCACCCAAGCGAAGTGGAGCTGGCAGGCACCATACAAAAGCTCACGCAGCTCATCGATGACCTAAAGCCGGAACGCCTCGTCATCGATTCGCTCTCTGAGCTTCGTCTGCTTGCGGCGGATACGATGCGGTATCGAAGACAGCTCTTAGCCTTGAAGCATTTCTTCGGTGGACGGGACACCACTGTACTTCTGCTGGATGACAGGACGGCGGAAGGCAGCGATATGCAGTTGCAGAGCATCGCTCACGGCGTGATCCGCCTGGAAAAGATGCGCAGAACCTACGGTGTAACTCGTCGCCAGATTGAGATCATCAAGCTGAGGGGAAGCGCCTATCGCGAGGGGTTTCACGATTACATGATCGCAAAAGGCGGTCTTAATATCTATCCTCGCCTCGTCGCCAACGAGCACTCTACTACCTTTGCAGGAGAGAGGATTCAGAGTGAGTTACCCCTGCTGGACAGGATGTTTGGCGGCGGCATCAATCGCGGCTCGTCGACGCTTCTCATCGGACCTTCGGGGTGCGGAAAATCAACACTGGCGATGGTCTATGCGTATGCCGCTGCAAAGCGTGGAGACCGCGCAATCGTTTATGCGTTCGATGAGATCCTGCGGACCGCTCAGGATCGCGCTGAGTCGTTAGGGATGCCCGTAAGATCTGAGATTGCTCGAGGAACTCTCGCGATGTCGCAGGTCGATCCTGCGGAACTTTCACCAGGAGAGTTTGCCTGGCAGATTCGCCGCGATGTCGAAGAGAAGGACACGCGAGTGGTCGTGATCGACAGTCTCAATGGTTTTTTGATGGCGATGCCGGGCGAGAACGATCTAAGTCTGCATCTGCATGAGCTGCTCGCCTTTCTCAACCAAAAGGGAGTGGTTACCTTCATCATTTATACGCAGCACGGGCTGGTCGGAAGCATGCTCACAGAAGTGGATGTAAGTTATCTGGCTGACACTGTCATGCTCCTTCGCTACTTCGAGGCCGAAGGTTCTATTCGTCAGGTTCTTTCTATTGTGAAACAACGTGTCGGCCCACACGAGCGCACATTGCGCGAACTCAGCATGGGCAAAGATGGAGTGGTCGTAGGAGAACAACTTACGAGCTTCCAGGGCGTATTGACTGGGGTTCCGAACTATACGATGAACCATAACGAGTAA